A stretch of Aythya fuligula isolate bAytFul2 chromosome 1, bAytFul2.pri, whole genome shotgun sequence DNA encodes these proteins:
- the TUBA8 gene encoding tubulin alpha-8 chain — MVDLEPSVVDEVRAGTFRQLFHPEQLITGKEDAANNYARGHYTIGKESIDVVLDRVRKLTDACSGLQGFLIFHSFGGGTGSGFTSLLMERLSVDYGKKSKLEFAIYPAPQVSTAVVEPYNSILTTHTTLEHSDCAFMVDNEAIYDICRRNLDIERPTYTNLNRLISQIVSSITASLRFDGALNVDLTEFQTNLVPYPRIHFPLVTYAPIISSDRAYHEQLSVAEITNACFEPNNQMVKCDPRHGKYMACCMLYRGDVVPKDVNVAIAAIKTKRNIQFVDWCPTGFKVGINYQPPTVVPGGDLAQVQRAVCMLSNTTAIAEAWARLDHKFDLMYAKRAFVHWYVGEGMEEGEFAEAREDLAALEKDYEEVGTDSFEEENDGE; from the exons ATGGTGGATTTGGAACCAAGTGTAGTAG ATGAAGTGCGGGCTGGCACCTTCCGTCAGCTTTTCCATCCAGAACAACTGATCACTGGAAAGGAAGACGCAGCTAATAACTATGCCCGTGGCCACTACACCATTGGCAAGGAAAGCATTGATGTGGTACTTGATCGTGTTCGTAAGCTG ACAGATGCCTGTTCTGGACTGCAGGGATTCTTGATCTTCCACAGCTTTGGTGGGGGCACTGGCTCTGGCTTCACCTCCTTGCTGATGGAGCGCCTCTCTGTGGATTATGGGAAGAAGTCCAAACTAGAGTTTGCCATCTACCCTGCCCCTCAGGTCTCCACCGCTGTGGTGGAACCCTACAATTCTATCCTCACCACACACACCACCCTGGAACACTCAGACTGTGCTTTCATGGTGGACAATGAGGCTATCTATGATATCTGTCGCAGAAACCTGGACATTGAGCGCCCAACTTACACTAACCTCAACCGCCTCATCAGCCAGATTGTCTCCTCCATCACCGCCTCGCTGCGCTTTGATGGTGCCCTCAATGTGGATCTGACAGAGTTTCAGACAAACCTGGTTCCCTACCCACGCATCCACTTCCCCTTAGTGACCTACGCCCCCATCATCTCCTCTGACAGAGCATATCATGAGCAGCTCTCGGTGGCTGAAATCACCAATGCCTGCTTTGAGCCCAACAACCAGATGGTGAAGTGTGACCCACGACATGGGAAGTACATGGCCTGCTGCATGCTCTATCGTGGTGATGTAGTTCCCAAAGATGTCAATGTAGCAATTGCTGCCATCAAGACCAAGAGAAATATCCAGTTTGTTGACTGGTGTCCAACAGGCTTCAAG GTTGGGATCAACTATCAACCTCCCACAGTAGTTCCTGGCGGAGACCTCGCCCAAGTTCAGCGAGCAGTCTGCATGCTGAGCAACACCACAGCCATTGCAGAGGCCTGGGCAAGGCTCGACCACAAGTTTGATCTGATGTACGCCAAGAGAGCCTTTGTGCACTGGTATGTGGGTGAAGGTATGGAGGAAGGAGAATTTGCAGAGGCTCGTGAGGACCTAGCTGCCCTGGAGAAGGACTATGAAGAAGTGGGAACTGACtcatttgaagaagaaaacGATGGGGAGtaa